A single region of the Epinephelus moara isolate mb chromosome 16, YSFRI_EMoa_1.0, whole genome shotgun sequence genome encodes:
- the naa10 gene encoding N-alpha-acetyltransferase 10, whose amino-acid sequence MNIRNARPEDLMNMQHCNLLCLPENYQMKYYFYHGLSWPQLSYIAEDENGKIVGYVLAKMEEDPDDVPHGHITSLAVKRSHRRLGLAQKLMDQASRAMIENFNAKYVSLHVRKSNRAALHLYSNTLKFQISEVEPKYYADGEDAYAMKRDLAHMADELRKPGVRVSGQEAPSGQSPSGSGDQERENERDSGGESKELSEVSEATESTDVKDSSSDSQ is encoded by the exons ATGAACATACGAAACGCACGG CCGGAGGACCTTATGAATATGCAGCACTGTAACCTGCTGTGTCTTCCAGAAAACTACCAGATGAAATACTATTTCTATCATGGATTGTCCTGGCCTCAG CTGTCATATATTGCAGAGGACGAAAATGGCAAAATTGTGGGATATGTGTTGGCAAAGAT GGAGGAGGACCCTGATGATGTACCCCATGGACACATCACATCTCTG GCTGTGAAGCGCTCCCACAGACGCCTTGGCCTGGCACAGAAGCTGATGGACCAGGCCAGCCGGGCCATGATAGAAAACTTCAATGCTAAATATGTCTCGCTTCATGTTCGTAAAAG CAACCGAGCAGCTCTGCACCTGTACTCAAACACACTCAAATTCCA GATTAGTGAGGTAGAGCCTAAATACTATGCAGATGGGGAGGATGCCTACGCCATGAAACGAGACCTGGCCCACATGGCCGATGAG CTGAGAAAGCCTGGAGTGCGTGTATCGGGCCAGGAGGCTCCGTCTGGCCAGAGCCCGTCAGGGTCTGGTGACCAggagagagagaacgagagagACAGCGGAGGAGAGAGCAAAGAGCTGAGCGAAGTCAGCGAGGCAACGGAAAGCACAGACGTTAAAGATTCTTCTTCTGATTCACAATGA